A portion of the Rhinolophus sinicus isolate RSC01 linkage group LG16, ASM3656204v1, whole genome shotgun sequence genome contains these proteins:
- the LOC109453383 gene encoding LOW QUALITY PROTEIN: SEC14-like protein 6 (The sequence of the model RefSeq protein was modified relative to this genomic sequence to represent the inferred CDS: inserted 1 base in 1 codon; deleted 1 base in 1 codon; substituted 2 bases at 2 genomic stop codons), protein MSEQVGDLSPLQEKTLAQMRENIQDLLSVLPGPDDYFLPMLAPRXGXKVKWDGAQSFDLQKSEDMLQKHVAFGKQQDLNNIFVWQSQEVVRLVNTSGICFHDRESSPVWYHVIRGLDPKDLLLSVFKQELSCELLLQEWQNEEGRLGKKVQKITSVFDVEGLSLRHLWKPGKEFLTALCKNYPEILKNLIVMKAPKLFSVAFHLXQSCMMEEIHTKLVILGGNWKQELSKFISPDQIPMEFGGTMTDPDGNPKCLIKINYGGEVPKSYYLHNQVRVQCEHTATMGRGSTLQVDNEILFPGCVLRWQFSSDEPDTSFGVFLKTKKGQRAVGRAMTEVLPSQRYNAHLVPEDGSLTRLT, encoded by the exons ATGAGTGAACAAGTGGGTGACCTGAGTCCATTGCAGGAGAAGACACTGGCCCAGATGA GA GAGAACATCCAAGATTTGCTATCTGTCCTGCCTGGCCCCGATGACTACTTCCTCCCTATGCTGGCTCCAAGATAAGGATAGAAGGTGAAGTGGGATGGAG CTCAGAGCTTCGACCTGCAGAAATCAGAGGACATGCTTCAGAAG CATGTGGCGTTTGGAAAGCAACAGGACCTAAACAACATCTTTGTGTGGCAGTCCCAGGAG GTGGTCAGGCTGGTCAATACCAGCGGCATCTGCTTTCACGACAGGGAGAGCAGCCCTGTCTGGTACCACGTTATCAGAGGCCTGGACCCCAAGGACCTCCTCCTCTCAGTCTTCAAACAGGAGCTGAGCTGTGAGCTGCTCCTGCAGGAGTGGCAGAACGAGGAGGGGAGG CTGGGAAAGAAGGTTCAGAAAATCACATCTGTTTTTGATGTTGAGGGGCTGAGCCTGAGACATCTGTGGAAGCCAGGAAAGGAGT TTCTCACAGCACTCTGCaaaaattaccctgaaattttGAAGAATTTAATTGTTATGAAAG CCCCCAAGCTGTTTTCTGTGGCCTTCCACC GCCAGTCATGCATGATGGAGGAGATACACACAAAGCTGGTGATACTGGGAG GCAACTGGAAGCAGGAGCTATCAAAGTTCATCAGCCCTGACCAGATACCCATGGAGTTTGGGGGAACCATGACTGACCCCGATGGCAACCCCAAGTGCCTGATCAAG ATCAACTACGGGGGCGAGGTGCCCAAGAGCTACTACCTGCACAACCAGGTGAGGGTGCAGTGTGAGCACACGGCGACCATGGGCCGCGGCTCCACCCTGCAGGTGGATAACGAGATCCTGTTCCCAGGCTGTGTGCTCAG GTGGCAGTTTTCATCAGATGAGCCAGACACCAGCTTTGGGGTTTTCCTGAAGACCAAGAAGGGGCAGCGGGCAGTGGGTAGG GCCATGACGGAGGTGCTGCCCAGCCAGCGCTACAACGCCCACCTGGTGCCTGAGGATGGGAGCCTCACCCGCCTCACCTAA
- the LOC109453399 gene encoding SEC14-like protein 4 isoform X1 — translation MSGRVGDLSSQQQESLARFRGSLQDLLPTMPKADDYFLLRWLRAQNFDLKKSEDMLRKHMEFRKQQDLDNILTWQTSEVVQLYDAGGLCGYDYEGCPVWFDLVGALDPKGLLLSASKQELIRKRIQGFELLLKECELQSQKLGRKIEMVVMVFDLEGLSLKHLWKPAVEVYQQYFALVEANYPETIKHLLVVRAPRLFPVAFNLVKSFLTEVTQKKIVILGGNWKQELSKFISPDQIPMEYGGTMTDPDGNPKCLTKISYGGEVPKSYYLHNQVKVQYEHTATVGRGSSLQVDNEILFPGCVLRWQFASDGADIGFGVFLKTKQGERQRVGDMTEVLSSQRYNAHMVPEDGSLTCHKPGVYVLRFDNTYSLIHAKKISYTVEVLLPDKAAEEKIQGLEATGSSPAQ, via the exons ATGAGCGGCAGAGTCGGGGACCTGAGCTCCCAGCAGCAGGAGTCGCTGGCCAGG ttcCGGGGTAGCCTCCAGGACCTGCTGCCTACCATGCCCAAAGCTGATGACTACTTCCTCCTGCGCTGGCTGCGAG CTCAGAACTTTGACCTGAAGAAATCCGAGGACATGCTCCGGAAG CACATGGAGTTCCGGAAGCAACAGGACCTGGACAACATCCTCACATGGCAGACCTCAGAG GTGGTCCAGCTGTATGACGCAGGTGGTCTGTGCGGCTACGACTATGAAGGCTGCCCCGTGTGGTTCGACTTGGTCGGCGCCCTGGACCCCAAGGGTCTCCTCCTGTCAGCTTCCAAGCAGGAACTAATCCGGAAGCGCATCCAGGGCTTTGAACTGCTTTTGAAGGAGTGTGAGCTACAGAGTCAGAAG CTGGGCAGGAAGATCGAGATGGTAGTAATGGTGTTTGACTTGGAGGGGCTGAGCCTGAAACACCTGTGGAAGCCAGCTGTGGAGGTCTACCAACAG TATTTTGCCCTCGTGGAAGCAAATTATCCTGAGACGATAAAGCATTTACTTGTTGTTCGAG CCCCCAGGCTGTTCCCTGTGGCCTTCAACTTGGTCAAGTCCTTCTTGACTGAAGTGACTCAAAAGAAGATAGTCATTCTAGGAG GCAACTGGAAGCAGGAGCTATCAAAGTTCATCAGCCCCGACCAGATACCCATGGAGTATGGGGGGACCATGACTGACCCCGATGGCAACCCCAAGTGCCTGACCAAG ATCAGCTACGGGGGCGAGGTGCCCAAGAGCTACTACCTGCACAACCAGGTGAAGGTGCAGTATGAGCACACGGCGACCGTGGGCCGCGGCTCCTCCCTGCAGGTGGATAACGAGATCCTGTTCCCAGGCTGCGTGCTCAG GTGGCAGTTTGCATCAGATGGAGCAGACATCGGCTTTGGGGTTTTCCTGAAGACCAAGCAGGGGGAGCGGCAGCGGGTAGGGGACATGACAGAGGTGCTGTCCAGCCAGCGCTACAACGCCCACATGGTGCCAGAGGATGGGAGCCTCACCTGCCACAAGCCTGGCGTCT ATGTCCTGCGCTTTGACAACACCTACAGCCTGATACACGCCAAGAAGATCAGCTATACTGTGGAGGTGTTGCTCCCCGACAAGGCCGCTGAGGAGAAGATTCAGGGTCTTGAGGCAACAGGATCGTCTCCAGCACAATGA
- the LOC109453399 gene encoding SEC14-like protein 4 isoform X2 has translation MEFRKQQDLDNILTWQTSEVVQLYDAGGLCGYDYEGCPVWFDLVGALDPKGLLLSASKQELIRKRIQGFELLLKECELQSQKLGRKIEMVVMVFDLEGLSLKHLWKPAVEVYQQYFALVEANYPETIKHLLVVRAPRLFPVAFNLVKSFLTEVTQKKIVILGGNWKQELSKFISPDQIPMEYGGTMTDPDGNPKCLTKISYGGEVPKSYYLHNQVKVQYEHTATVGRGSSLQVDNEILFPGCVLRWQFASDGADIGFGVFLKTKQGERQRVGDMTEVLSSQRYNAHMVPEDGSLTCHKPGVYVLRFDNTYSLIHAKKISYTVEVLLPDKAAEEKIQGLEATGSSPAQ, from the exons ATGGAGTTCCGGAAGCAACAGGACCTGGACAACATCCTCACATGGCAGACCTCAGAG GTGGTCCAGCTGTATGACGCAGGTGGTCTGTGCGGCTACGACTATGAAGGCTGCCCCGTGTGGTTCGACTTGGTCGGCGCCCTGGACCCCAAGGGTCTCCTCCTGTCAGCTTCCAAGCAGGAACTAATCCGGAAGCGCATCCAGGGCTTTGAACTGCTTTTGAAGGAGTGTGAGCTACAGAGTCAGAAG CTGGGCAGGAAGATCGAGATGGTAGTAATGGTGTTTGACTTGGAGGGGCTGAGCCTGAAACACCTGTGGAAGCCAGCTGTGGAGGTCTACCAACAG TATTTTGCCCTCGTGGAAGCAAATTATCCTGAGACGATAAAGCATTTACTTGTTGTTCGAG CCCCCAGGCTGTTCCCTGTGGCCTTCAACTTGGTCAAGTCCTTCTTGACTGAAGTGACTCAAAAGAAGATAGTCATTCTAGGAG GCAACTGGAAGCAGGAGCTATCAAAGTTCATCAGCCCCGACCAGATACCCATGGAGTATGGGGGGACCATGACTGACCCCGATGGCAACCCCAAGTGCCTGACCAAG ATCAGCTACGGGGGCGAGGTGCCCAAGAGCTACTACCTGCACAACCAGGTGAAGGTGCAGTATGAGCACACGGCGACCGTGGGCCGCGGCTCCTCCCTGCAGGTGGATAACGAGATCCTGTTCCCAGGCTGCGTGCTCAG GTGGCAGTTTGCATCAGATGGAGCAGACATCGGCTTTGGGGTTTTCCTGAAGACCAAGCAGGGGGAGCGGCAGCGGGTAGGGGACATGACAGAGGTGCTGTCCAGCCAGCGCTACAACGCCCACATGGTGCCAGAGGATGGGAGCCTCACCTGCCACAAGCCTGGCGTCT ATGTCCTGCGCTTTGACAACACCTACAGCCTGATACACGCCAAGAAGATCAGCTATACTGTGGAGGTGTTGCTCCCCGACAAGGCCGCTGAGGAGAAGATTCAGGGTCTTGAGGCAACAGGATCGTCTCCAGCACAATGA